The following are from one region of the Microbacterium sp. cx-55 genome:
- the rpsC gene encoding 30S ribosomal protein S3, whose protein sequence is MGQKVNPYGFRLGITTDHVSRWFSDSTKPGQRYADYVAEDIRIRKLLLTSLDRAGVSNIEIERTRDRVRVDIHTARPGIVIGRRGAEAERIRGDLEKLTSKQIQLNILEVKNPEADAQLVAQGIAEQLSARVAFRRAMRKGLQGAQRAGAKGIRIQVSGRLGGAEMSRSEFYRDGRVPLHTLRANIDYGFYEAKTTFGRIGVKVWIYKGDLTNKELAREQANAPKAPRGRDDRGGDRRRPPRNEAPVAEGASA, encoded by the coding sequence ATGGGACAGAAAGTAAACCCGTACGGCTTCCGCCTCGGTATCACCACCGACCACGTGTCGCGTTGGTTCTCGGACTCGACGAAGCCCGGTCAGCGCTACGCCGACTACGTGGCCGAGGACATCCGCATCCGGAAGCTGCTGCTGACGAGCCTCGATCGCGCGGGCGTCAGCAACATCGAGATCGAGCGCACGCGTGACCGCGTTCGCGTCGACATTCACACCGCCCGCCCGGGCATCGTGATCGGCCGCCGGGGAGCTGAGGCCGAGCGCATCCGCGGCGACCTCGAGAAGCTCACCAGCAAGCAGATCCAGCTGAACATCCTCGAGGTCAAGAACCCCGAGGCCGACGCCCAGCTCGTCGCGCAGGGAATCGCCGAGCAGCTCTCCGCACGTGTGGCCTTCCGCCGCGCGATGCGCAAGGGTCTGCAGGGCGCTCAGCGTGCCGGTGCCAAGGGCATCCGGATCCAGGTGTCGGGTCGTCTCGGCGGCGCCGAGATGAGCCGGTCGGAGTTCTACCGCGATGGTCGTGTGCCGCTGCACACGCTGCGCGCGAACATCGACTACGGCTTCTACGAGGCCAAGACCACCTTCGGCCGCATCGGCGTGAAGGTCTGGATCTACAAGGGCGATCTCACCAACAAGGAACTCGCTCGCGAGCAGGCCAACGCGCCGAAGGCTCCCCGCGGTCGTGACGACCGTGGTGGCGACCGTCGTCGTCCGCCTCGCAACGAGGCCCCCGTCGCAGAAGGAGCGTCTGCCTGA
- the rplP gene encoding 50S ribosomal protein L16, whose product MLIPRKVKFRKQHHPGRSGQATGGTTVSFGEYGIQALTPAYVTNRQIESARIAMTRHIKRGGKVWINIYPDRPLTKKPAETRMGSGKGSPEWWVANVKPGRVLFEVAGVSEELAREALTRAIHKLPLKARIIKREEGDA is encoded by the coding sequence ATGCTTATTCCCCGCAAGGTCAAGTTCCGTAAGCAGCACCACCCGGGTCGTTCCGGGCAGGCTACCGGCGGCACCACGGTGTCGTTCGGCGAGTACGGCATCCAGGCGCTCACCCCGGCCTACGTGACCAACCGTCAGATCGAGTCCGCTCGTATCGCCATGACGCGTCACATCAAGCGTGGCGGAAAGGTGTGGATCAACATCTACCCCGACCGCCCGCTGACCAAGAAGCCGGCCGAAACCCGCATGGGTTCCGGTAAGGGTTCGCCCGAGTGGTGGGTGGCGAACGTCAAGCCGGGTCGCGTCCTCTTCGAGGTCGCCGGCGTGAGCGAAGAACTCGCTCGCGAGGCACTGACCCGTGCCATTCACAAGCTGCCTCTCAAGGCACGCATCATCAAGCGCGAGGAGGGCGACGCGTAA
- the rpmC gene encoding 50S ribosomal protein L29, which translates to MAIGTKQLAPSELDTFEDQRLVEELRKAKEELFNLRFQSATGQLESHGRIRAVKRDIARLYTVIRERELGIRATPVAAPAPEKAKKTKAKKTEDTSAVAEGGAE; encoded by the coding sequence ATGGCGATCGGCACCAAGCAGCTCGCTCCGAGCGAGCTCGACACGTTCGAAGACCAGCGCCTCGTCGAGGAGCTGCGCAAGGCCAAGGAAGAGCTGTTCAACCTGCGCTTCCAGTCGGCCACCGGCCAGCTCGAGAGCCACGGTCGCATCCGCGCCGTCAAGCGCGACATCGCGCGGCTGTACACGGTGATCCGGGAGCGCGAGCTGGGCATCCGTGCCACGCCCGTCGCCGCACCGGCGCCGGAGAAGGCGAAGAAGACGAAGGCGAAGAAGACCGAGGACACCTCGGCCGTCGCCGAAGGAGGGGCTGAGTAA
- the rpsQ gene encoding 30S ribosomal protein S17, producing MATTKKAAVEEQTTGHESSERDVRDVNARGYRKARRGYVVSDKMDKTIVVEVEDRVKHPLYGKVIRRTSKVKAHDETNSAGIGDLVLINETRPLSATKRWRLVEILEKAK from the coding sequence ATGGCCACCACGAAGAAGGCTGCTGTTGAAGAGCAGACCACCGGCCACGAGAGCTCCGAGCGCGACGTCCGTGACGTCAACGCCCGCGGTTACCGCAAGGCCCGCCGCGGCTACGTCGTCAGCGACAAGATGGACAAGACCATCGTCGTCGAGGTCGAAGACCGCGTGAAGCACCCGCTGTACGGCAAGGTCATCCGCCGTACGTCGAAGGTCAAGGCTCATGACGAGACCAACTCGGCCGGCATCGGCGACCTCGTCCTCATCAACGAGACCCGTCCGCTGAGCGCTACCAAGCGCTGGCGCCTGGTCGAGATCCTCGAGAAGGCCAAGTAA
- the rplN gene encoding 50S ribosomal protein L14, which translates to MIQNESRLKVADNTGAKELLTIRVLGGSNRRYAGVGDVIVATVKDAIPGGNVKKGDVVKAVVVRTVKQTRRPDGSYIKFDENAAVILKNDGEPRGTRIFGPVGRELRDKKFMKIVSLAPEVI; encoded by the coding sequence GTGATTCAGAACGAATCCCGCCTCAAGGTCGCCGACAACACCGGTGCGAAGGAGCTGCTCACCATCCGTGTGCTCGGCGGCTCCAACCGGCGTTACGCGGGCGTGGGTGACGTCATCGTCGCCACCGTCAAGGACGCGATCCCGGGCGGAAACGTCAAGAAGGGCGATGTGGTCAAGGCTGTCGTCGTCCGCACCGTCAAGCAGACCCGTCGTCCCGACGGGTCCTACATCAAGTTCGACGAGAACGCCGCCGTCATCCTGAAGAACGACGGGGAGCCTCGCGGCACCCGCATCTTCGGACCGGTCGGTCGTGAGCTTCGTGACAAGAAGTTCATGAAGATCGTCTCGCTGGCCCCGGAGGTCATCTGA
- the rplX gene encoding 50S ribosomal protein L24, translated as MAKIKKGDLVQVITGAKPERGGDRGKQGKVLEVLAEQNRVIVEGVNYVTKHNRVGQTQRGTKTGGIETFEAPIHISNVAVVDPSTKKPTRVGRRVEEQTKDGVKRTVRVRFAKKSGKDL; from the coding sequence ATGGCGAAGATCAAAAAGGGTGACCTGGTTCAGGTCATCACGGGCGCCAAGCCCGAGCGCGGCGGAGACCGTGGGAAGCAGGGCAAGGTCCTCGAGGTCCTCGCCGAGCAGAACCGCGTCATCGTCGAGGGCGTGAACTACGTCACGAAGCACAACCGCGTGGGTCAGACCCAGCGCGGTACCAAGACGGGTGGCATCGAGACGTTCGAAGCTCCCATCCACATCTCCAACGTCGCCGTCGTCGACCCCTCGACCAAGAAGCCGACCCGTGTCGGCCGCCGGGTCGAGGAGCAGACGAAGGACGGCGTGAAGCGCACCGTTCGCGTGCGCTTCGCGAAGAAGTCAGGCAAGGACCTCTGA
- the rplE gene encoding 50S ribosomal protein L5, translated as MSTDTAAVAGKIQPRLKQKYRSEIQQKLQDEFGYKNVNQIPGLVKVVVNTGVGEAARDSKVIDGAVDDLTKITGQKPIVTKARKSIAQFKLREGQAIGAHVTLRGDRAWEFLDRLVNLALPRIRDFRGLSDKQFDGNGNYTFGLQEQSVFHEIDQDKIDRVRGFDITVVTDAKTDAEGRALLRHLGFPFQQAESA; from the coding sequence ATGAGCACCGACACTGCCGCGGTGGCTGGCAAGATCCAGCCCCGCCTGAAGCAGAAGTACCGTAGCGAGATCCAGCAGAAGCTGCAGGACGAGTTCGGGTACAAGAACGTCAACCAGATCCCCGGTCTCGTGAAGGTCGTGGTGAACACCGGTGTCGGCGAGGCAGCTCGCGACAGCAAGGTGATCGATGGTGCGGTCGACGACCTCACCAAGATCACCGGCCAGAAGCCGATCGTCACCAAGGCCCGCAAGTCCATCGCGCAGTTCAAGCTGCGCGAGGGCCAGGCGATCGGTGCGCACGTCACCCTCCGTGGTGACCGCGCCTGGGAGTTCCTGGACCGTCTGGTCAACCTCGCTCTGCCCCGTATCCGCGACTTCCGCGGTCTCTCGGACAAGCAGTTCGACGGAAACGGCAACTACACGTTCGGTCTGCAGGAGCAGTCGGTCTTCCACGAGATCGATCAGGACAAGATCGACCGCGTTCGCGGTTTCGACATCACCGTCGTCACCGATGCGAAGACGGATGCAGAGGGCCGGGCACTGCTCCGTCACCTCGGCTTCCCGTTCCAGCAGGCCGAAAGCGCGTAA
- the rpsH gene encoding 30S ribosomal protein S8 codes for MTMTDPVADLLTRLRNANSAHHDSVSLPSSKLKTHIADILKQEGYISGWELEDARVGQTLTLTLKYGPNRERSIAGIKRVSKPGLRVYAKSSEIPKVLGGLGVAILSTSSGLLTDRQAESKGVGGEVLAYVW; via the coding sequence ATGACGATGACAGACCCGGTCGCAGACCTGCTGACCCGTCTGCGCAACGCGAACTCGGCGCACCACGACTCCGTGTCGCTGCCGAGCTCCAAGCTCAAGACCCACATCGCCGACATCCTCAAGCAGGAGGGCTACATCTCCGGCTGGGAGCTCGAGGATGCCCGCGTCGGACAGACGCTCACCCTGACGCTGAAGTACGGCCCGAACCGCGAGCGGTCGATCGCCGGCATCAAGCGCGTCTCGAAGCCCGGACTGCGCGTGTACGCGAAGTCCTCCGAGATCCCCAAGGTCCTCGGCGGCCTCGGCGTCGCCATCCTGTCCACCTCCTCCGGTCTGCTCACAGACCGTCAGGCCGAATCGAAGGGCGTGGGTGGGGAAGTCCTCGCCTACGTGTGGTGA
- the rplF gene encoding 50S ribosomal protein L6, which yields MSRIGRLPIDIPADVTVSVAGKDVTVKGPKGELQLTAASPIEVKVEENQVLVTRPDDERESRSLHGLTRTLIANNIIGVTQGYTKGLEVVGTGYRVAQKGSSVEFALGFSHPVLVEPPAGITFTVEGNNKVTVSGIDKQAVGEAAANIRKIRKPEPYKGKGVRYAGEIVRRKAGKAGK from the coding sequence ATGTCTCGTATCGGACGTCTTCCCATCGACATCCCCGCCGACGTCACCGTTTCGGTGGCCGGTAAGGATGTCACCGTCAAGGGCCCCAAGGGCGAGCTGCAGCTGACCGCTGCGTCTCCCATCGAGGTCAAGGTCGAGGAGAACCAGGTTCTCGTCACCCGCCCCGACGACGAGCGCGAGTCCCGGTCGCTTCACGGCCTGACCCGCACGCTCATCGCCAACAACATCATCGGCGTCACCCAGGGCTACACCAAGGGCCTCGAGGTCGTCGGCACGGGTTACCGCGTCGCGCAGAAGGGCTCGTCCGTCGAGTTCGCTCTCGGCTTCTCGCACCCCGTCCTCGTCGAGCCCCCCGCGGGCATCACGTTCACGGTCGAAGGCAACAACAAGGTCACCGTGAGCGGCATCGACAAGCAGGCCGTCGGTGAGGCGGCTGCCAACATCCGCAAGATCCGCAAGCCCGAGCCGTACAAGGGCAAGGGTGTGCGCTACGCCGGCGAGATCGTTCGGCGCAAGGCCGGAAAGGCTGGTAAGTAA
- the rplR gene encoding 50S ribosomal protein L18 has translation MAVTSKSDARTRRHLRLRKKIVGSPERPRLVVTRSARHVFVQVVDDSLGRTVASASTLETDLRGFDGDKTAKARKVGELVAERAKAVGVSDVVFDRGGNRYAGRVAAIAEGAREGGLNL, from the coding sequence ATGGCCGTGACTTCGAAGTCAGACGCGCGTACGCGCCGTCACCTCCGTCTTCGCAAGAAGATCGTGGGCTCGCCCGAACGTCCGCGCCTCGTCGTGACCCGCTCGGCCCGCCACGTGTTCGTGCAGGTCGTCGACGACAGCCTGGGCCGCACCGTGGCCTCCGCCTCGACGCTCGAGACGGATCTGCGTGGATTCGACGGCGACAAGACCGCCAAGGCGCGCAAGGTCGGCGAACTCGTCGCAGAGCGTGCGAAGGCCGTTGGTGTGTCCGACGTCGTGTTCGATCGTGGCGGTAACCGCTACGCCGGACGCGTCGCCGCGATCGCCGAGGGCGCCCGCGAAGGAGGGCTGAACCTGTGA
- the rpsE gene encoding 30S ribosomal protein S5: MSDNKETEVTTDAAQAPEAAAAAEATGATEAQREPREARRGGRERNPNKDRNSRDRSESQFLERVVTINRVSKVVKGGRRFSFTALVVVGDGNGVVGVGYGKAREVPLAISKGVEEAKRNFFRVPRTGSSIPHPVQGEAAAGVVLLRPAAAGTGVIAGGPVRAVLECAGVHDVLSKSLGSSNTINIVHATVAALKQLEEPRHVAARRGLDFDQVAPARLVRAEAEAAAAQKVGS; this comes from the coding sequence GTGAGTGACAACAAGGAGACCGAAGTGACCACCGATGCCGCTCAGGCACCCGAGGCGGCTGCGGCCGCCGAGGCGACCGGGGCCACCGAGGCTCAGCGTGAGCCCCGCGAAGCCCGTCGTGGCGGTCGCGAGCGCAACCCCAACAAGGATCGCAACTCGCGTGACCGTTCGGAGAGCCAGTTCCTCGAGCGCGTCGTGACCATCAACCGCGTCTCGAAGGTCGTCAAGGGTGGTCGTCGCTTCAGCTTCACCGCTCTCGTCGTCGTCGGCGACGGCAACGGTGTGGTCGGCGTCGGCTACGGCAAGGCCCGCGAAGTTCCCCTGGCAATCTCCAAGGGTGTCGAAGAGGCCAAGCGCAACTTCTTCCGCGTTCCGCGCACCGGCTCGTCCATCCCGCACCCGGTGCAGGGTGAGGCCGCTGCCGGCGTCGTGCTGCTGCGTCCGGCTGCTGCCGGTACCGGTGTGATCGCCGGTGGTCCCGTCCGCGCCGTCCTCGAGTGCGCCGGTGTGCACGACGTGCTGTCGAAGTCTCTGGGTTCGTCGAACACGATCAACATCGTGCACGCGACGGTCGCCGCGCTGAAGCAGCTCGAAGAGCCCCGCCACGTCGCGGCCCGTCGTGGCCTCGACTTCGACCAGGTCGCCCCGGCACGCCTCGTGCGTGCTGAGGCCGAGGCCGCTGCGGCGCAGAAGGTAGGTTCCTGA
- the rpmD gene encoding 50S ribosomal protein L30: protein MAERLKVTQIKSKVSEKQNQRDTLRSLGLKRIGDSVVRPDDAQTRGYVKTVAHLVKVEEID from the coding sequence ATGGCTGAGCGTCTGAAGGTGACGCAGATCAAGTCCAAGGTGAGCGAGAAGCAGAACCAGCGTGACACGCTGCGCAGCCTCGGTCTGAAGCGGATCGGCGATTCTGTCGTCCGTCCCGACGACGCGCAGACGCGCGGTTACGTCAAGACCGTCGCCCACCTCGTAAAGGTTGAGGAGATCGACTGA
- the rplO gene encoding 50S ribosomal protein L15 — MAENDKVEAAAAEKAPAKKTAARKPAAKKEAAPAAKKDVAASRPGVLKVHHLRPVPGSNTAKTRVGRGEGSKGKTAGRGTKGSKARYQVRPGFEGGQMPLHMRTPKLRGFKNPFRVEYQVVNLEKLAELYPSGGAVTVSDLVAKGAVRKNEKVKVLGTGDISVKLNVEVDKVSGSAEQKIVAAGGTVK, encoded by the coding sequence ATGGCTGAGAACGACAAGGTCGAGGCCGCGGCTGCCGAGAAGGCTCCCGCGAAGAAGACCGCCGCGCGCAAGCCGGCCGCCAAGAAGGAGGCGGCCCCGGCCGCCAAGAAGGACGTCGCCGCGTCGCGTCCCGGTGTGCTGAAGGTGCACCACCTGCGTCCCGTTCCCGGATCCAACACGGCGAAGACCCGTGTCGGCCGTGGTGAGGGCTCGAAGGGTAAGACGGCAGGCCGTGGCACCAAGGGCTCGAAGGCCCGCTACCAGGTGCGTCCCGGCTTCGAGGGTGGGCAGATGCCTCTGCACATGCGCACCCCGAAGCTGCGCGGGTTCAAGAACCCGTTCCGCGTGGAGTACCAGGTCGTGAACCTGGAGAAGCTCGCGGAGCTGTACCCGTCCGGTGGCGCTGTCACCGTCAGCGACCTGGTCGCCAAGGGTGCGGTGCGCAAGAACGAGAAGGTCAAGGTGCTCGGCACCGGAGACATCTCGGTGAAGCTGAACGTCGAGGTCGACAAGGTCTCGGGTTCTGCGGAGCAGAAGATCGTCGCCGCCGGCGGCACCGTCAAGTAA
- the secY gene encoding preprotein translocase subunit SecY, with translation MFSAIARVFRTPDLRRKIAFTLGIIVLYRLGAHVPSPFVDFSNVQSCLADTSNTQGVLSLVNLFSGGALLQLSIFALGVMPYITATIIVQLLRVVIPHFETLYKEGQAGQARLTQYTRYLTIALALLQSTTLVTVARSGQLFGNTGVTACEQLLTNDAWWAQLLMIITLTAGTGLIMWFAELVTEKGVGNGMSLLIFTSIAATFPAAMWSIWQSRGFEVFLLVLAIGVVIVALVVFVEQSQRRIPVQYAKRMVGRRTYGGTNTYIPIKVNMAGVVPVIFASSLLYIPALISQFNQTPGEDGALPGWVVWIQNYLTRGDHPLYWLLYFLLIVGFTYFYVAITFNPVDVADNMKKYGGFIPGIRAGRPTAEYLDYVLTRITLPGSIYLGLVALIPLIALATVSANQNFPFGGTSILIMVGVGLETVKQIDAQLQQRHYEGLLR, from the coding sequence GTGTTCAGCGCTATCGCGCGCGTGTTCCGTACGCCTGACCTGCGTCGGAAGATCGCATTCACCCTGGGCATCATCGTGCTCTACCGGCTCGGTGCCCATGTGCCCTCGCCTTTCGTCGACTTCTCCAACGTGCAGTCGTGTCTTGCCGACACGTCGAACACGCAGGGTGTGCTGTCGCTGGTCAACCTCTTCTCCGGCGGTGCCCTGCTGCAGCTGTCGATCTTCGCGCTGGGCGTCATGCCCTACATCACGGCGACGATCATCGTGCAGCTGCTGCGTGTGGTCATCCCGCACTTCGAGACCCTCTACAAGGAGGGACAGGCCGGGCAGGCTCGTCTGACGCAGTACACGCGTTACCTCACGATCGCGCTGGCGCTGCTGCAGTCGACGACCCTCGTCACGGTCGCCCGCAGCGGCCAGTTGTTCGGCAACACCGGTGTGACCGCGTGCGAGCAGCTCCTCACGAACGACGCCTGGTGGGCGCAGCTGCTGATGATCATCACGCTGACCGCCGGCACCGGCCTCATCATGTGGTTCGCCGAGCTCGTGACCGAGAAGGGCGTCGGAAACGGCATGTCCCTCCTCATCTTCACCTCGATCGCCGCGACGTTCCCCGCCGCGATGTGGTCGATCTGGCAGTCCCGCGGCTTCGAGGTCTTCCTCCTCGTGCTCGCGATCGGCGTCGTGATCGTCGCGCTGGTGGTGTTCGTCGAACAATCGCAGAGACGCATCCCGGTGCAGTATGCGAAGCGGATGGTGGGGCGTCGCACCTACGGCGGCACGAACACCTACATCCCGATCAAGGTGAACATGGCCGGCGTCGTGCCCGTCATCTTCGCCTCGTCGCTCCTCTACATCCCCGCGCTGATCTCGCAGTTCAACCAGACCCCCGGTGAAGACGGCGCACTGCCGGGCTGGGTCGTGTGGATCCAGAACTACCTGACGCGCGGCGACCACCCGCTGTACTGGTTGCTGTACTTCCTGCTCATCGTCGGCTTCACGTACTTCTACGTGGCGATCACCTTCAACCCGGTCGACGTCGCCGACAACATGAAGAAGTACGGCGGCTTCATCCCGGGAATCCGCGCCGGCCGCCCCACGGCGGAGTACCTCGACTACGTGCTGACCCGCATCACGCTGCCGGGCTCCATCTATCTGGGTCTGGTCGCGCTCATCCCGCTCATCGCTCTGGCGACCGTCAGCGCGAACCAGAACTTCCCGTTCGGTGGCACGTCCATCCTGATCATGGTCGGCGTGGGACTCGAGACGGTGAAGCAGATCGACGCGCAGCTGCAGCAGCGCCACTACGAAGGGCTGCTGCGATGA
- a CDS encoding adenylate kinase, translated as MSATPRLLIVGPQGSGKGTQGSRVARAFEIPAVSTGDVFRANIADGTELGRQVQQIIAAGNLVPDELTSAVVRDRLAQPDAASGFLLDGYPRNLGQVADLDAFLESRDESLEAVIELSVPRDESIARLSLRAAEQGRTDDTEEVIANRLSIYERETSPILGVYRERGLVDSIDGVGTLDEITERILTALIARGLNPAS; from the coding sequence ATGAGTGCGACGCCTCGTCTGTTGATCGTCGGACCCCAGGGTTCGGGCAAAGGAACCCAGGGAAGCCGGGTCGCCCGCGCCTTCGAGATCCCCGCGGTGTCGACCGGAGACGTCTTCCGCGCGAACATCGCGGATGGCACTGAGCTCGGCCGGCAGGTGCAGCAGATCATCGCGGCCGGAAACCTGGTGCCCGACGAGCTGACGAGCGCCGTCGTTCGCGACCGCCTCGCGCAGCCGGATGCCGCATCCGGATTCCTGCTCGACGGGTATCCGCGCAACCTCGGCCAGGTCGCCGATCTGGATGCCTTCCTGGAAAGCCGCGACGAGAGCCTCGAAGCCGTCATCGAGCTGAGTGTTCCGCGCGACGAGAGCATCGCCCGTCTGTCGCTCCGTGCGGCCGAGCAGGGCCGCACCGACGACACCGAAGAAGTCATCGCGAACCGGCTCTCGATCTACGAGCGCGAGACATCGCCCATCCTGGGCGTCTACCGCGAGCGTGGGCTCGTCGATTCGATCGACGGCGTCGGAACGCTCGACGAGATCACCGAACGCATCCTCACCGCGCTGATCGCGCGCGGGTTGAACCCCGCTTCCTGA
- the map gene encoding type I methionyl aminopeptidase → MLEPGRITAEALQAVREIVAPGVTTAELDAAAARVITGRGAESNFQLVRGYRHTTCVSVNEQVVHGIPGDRVLEAGDIVSIDAGAQFRGWNGDSAITIVVPDEARPELVAAREELSRVTEGSMWAGIAAMSRAAHIGEISAAIEDHIVGAGHRYGILRDYVGHGIGRKMHEAPSVFNYRVPDPGPRIQPGLVLAIEPMVVAGSEETLVEDDDWTVSTVDGSAGSHWEHSVAVHDGGIWVLTAPDGGAAGLEPFGVRPVEFE, encoded by the coding sequence ATGCTCGAGCCCGGGCGGATCACGGCGGAGGCGCTGCAGGCGGTCCGTGAGATCGTGGCGCCGGGAGTCACGACCGCAGAACTCGACGCCGCTGCCGCACGGGTCATCACCGGCCGCGGTGCGGAGTCGAACTTCCAGCTCGTCCGCGGGTACCGGCACACGACGTGCGTGTCGGTGAACGAGCAGGTCGTGCATGGCATCCCGGGAGATCGTGTGCTCGAGGCGGGCGATATCGTGTCGATCGACGCGGGGGCGCAGTTCCGCGGATGGAACGGTGATTCGGCGATCACGATCGTCGTCCCGGACGAGGCGCGCCCCGAGCTCGTCGCGGCACGCGAGGAACTCTCGCGCGTCACCGAGGGATCGATGTGGGCGGGGATCGCGGCGATGTCCCGCGCGGCGCACATCGGCGAGATCAGTGCCGCGATCGAGGACCACATCGTCGGAGCGGGGCACCGATACGGCATCCTGCGCGATTACGTGGGTCACGGCATCGGACGCAAGATGCACGAGGCGCCCTCGGTGTTCAACTACCGGGTTCCGGATCCAGGCCCCCGCATCCAGCCCGGACTCGTGCTGGCCATCGAGCCGATGGTCGTCGCCGGATCGGAAGAGACACTCGTCGAAGACGACGACTGGACGGTGTCGACGGTCGACGGTTCGGCCGGCTCACACTGGGAACATAGCGTCGCCGTGCATGATGGCGGCATCTGGGTGCTCACCGCTCCCGACGGCGGAGCCGCAGGGCTCGAGCCGTTCGGTGTGCGCCCCGTCGAATTCGAGTAA
- a CDS encoding DsbA family protein, translating to MAAAKGKTNWFAIWISVAAVVVIVAVGALVVFMNNVASGPGEVPEASNVDQSSGAISFGTGTDTVDTYIDFMCPYCNQFEQTEGDEIQKLVASGDVTLNVYPVSILDRLSQGTEYSSRAASAMYSVAVADPANSYAFLQALYANQPAENSAGLTDEQIVQIARDAGVDVTPELEESITSHEYLQFAKSRELPEGSTGTPTLVVNGTIVPVTYDPQADIVDRLS from the coding sequence ATGGCAGCCGCAAAGGGCAAAACGAACTGGTTCGCGATCTGGATCAGTGTGGCCGCGGTCGTTGTGATCGTGGCCGTGGGCGCACTCGTGGTGTTCATGAACAACGTTGCGAGTGGGCCGGGAGAGGTGCCCGAGGCGTCGAACGTCGACCAGTCAAGCGGCGCGATCTCCTTCGGTACCGGCACCGACACGGTCGACACCTACATCGACTTCATGTGCCCGTACTGCAACCAGTTCGAACAGACCGAGGGCGACGAGATCCAGAAGCTCGTCGCGTCCGGCGACGTCACCCTGAACGTGTACCCGGTGTCGATCCTCGACCGGCTGTCGCAGGGCACGGAGTACTCGAGCCGTGCGGCCAGCGCCATGTACTCCGTCGCTGTCGCCGACCCCGCGAACTCCTACGCGTTCCTGCAGGCGCTCTACGCCAACCAGCCGGCGGAGAACTCCGCGGGTCTGACGGACGAGCAGATCGTGCAGATCGCCCGTGACGCGGGTGTCGACGTCACGCCCGAGCTCGAAGAGTCGATCACCTCGCACGAGTACCTCCAGTTCGCCAAGTCGCGCGAGCTGCCCGAGGGATCCACGGGAACGCCGACGCTCGTGGTCAACGGCACCATCGTGCCCGTCACCTACGACCCGCAGGCGGATATCGTCGACCGCCTCTCGTGA
- the infA gene encoding translation initiation factor IF-1 — MAKKDGVIEIEGTISEALPNAMFRVELSNGHKVLATISGKMRQNYIRIIPEDRVVVELSPYDLTRGRIVYRYR, encoded by the coding sequence ATGGCTAAGAAAGACGGTGTCATCGAGATCGAGGGCACGATCTCCGAGGCTCTGCCGAACGCGATGTTCCGCGTCGAGCTCAGCAACGGACACAAAGTGCTCGCCACGATCTCCGGAAAGATGCGGCAGAACTACATCCGCATCATCCCCGAAGACCGTGTCGTCGTGGAGCTGTCGCCCTACGACCTCACCCGCGGTCGCATCGTCTATCGCTATCGCTAG
- the rpmJ gene encoding 50S ribosomal protein L36 — MKVNPSVKPICDHCKVIRRHGRVMVICKSNPRHKQRQG, encoded by the coding sequence ATGAAGGTCAACCCCAGCGTCAAGCCGATCTGCGATCACTGCAAGGTGATCCGTCGCCACGGACGCGTCATGGTCATCTGCAAGTCCAACCCGCGCCACAAGCAGCGCCAGGGCTGA
- the rpsM gene encoding 30S ribosomal protein S13 encodes MARLAGVDIPRDKRVVIALTYIYGIGRTRSVEILASTEIDESIRVKDLTDEQLVALRDYIEVNYKVEGDLRREVAADIRRKVEIGSYEGIRHRRGLPVRGQRTKTNARTRKGPKRTVAGKKKAR; translated from the coding sequence ATGGCACGTCTTGCCGGCGTCGACATCCCGCGCGATAAGCGCGTGGTGATCGCACTCACGTACATCTACGGCATCGGCCGTACCCGTTCCGTCGAAATCCTCGCGTCCACCGAGATCGACGAGAGCATCCGCGTCAAGGATCTGACCGACGAGCAGCTCGTCGCGCTCCGTGACTACATCGAAGTCAACTACAAGGTCGAGGGTGACCTGCGCCGCGAAGTGGCTGCAGACATCCGTCGCAAGGTCGAGATCGGTTCCTACGAGGGCATCCGCCACCGCCGGGGCCTTCCTGTGCGCGGCCAGCGCACCAAGACCAACGCGCGTACGCGCAAGGGTCCCAAGCGCACCGTCGCCGGCAAGAAGAAGGCGCGCTAG